The DNA sequence TCTTGGTGGAACGCTCGGCCGGTTCGTGCCCGGTGCAAAGTACTGCTACCACTACCCCATCAAAGGTCGCGGTTAACCGGGTTAGTGTGCCACATCGCGGCGGGATCAGGCAAATCTCCTCCGGGTGGGTGAGAAGTGCGCTAGCGTGGGTCCACGACCACCCCACGGGTGCCCGAAGCATCGGGCTGAGATCGCGCTGGAGCTTGCGTGAATACCGTTTGAACCTGTCCGGTTAGTACCGGCGAAGGAAGAGAGGCCAGGCCATGTCGCCTACCCACAATCAGAACCACGATCAAAACCACGAGATTCACCCCAAGCACCGTTTCGCGCCGCTAACGCTCGATGGTTTGAGTGTCCCGGAGACGGAGATCCAGTTGGATGATTCCCCTACGGGTCCGAATGAGCCTTTCCGTGTGTATCGCACGCGGGGCCCGGAGTGTGATGTCACTGTCGGGCTGCCGGGGCTGCGGGAGGAGTGGATTGTGGGGCGCGGGGACGTCGAGAAGTATGTGGGCCGGGAACGCACCCTGGCTGATGATGGCACTAAGGCTTCCCGGCGCGGGGAGGCGTCGGCGGAGTGGCAGGGTACGCAGCGCCAGCCGCTGCGGGCGTCCTCGGGCAAGCGGGTCACGCAGATGCATTACGCGCGGGCGGGGGTGATCACCCGGGAGATGGAGTTTGTTGCTTTGCGTGAGCATTGCGATGTGGAGTTTGTGCGCGCGGAGGTGGCGCGGGGGCGGGCGATCATTCCTAATAACGTCAATCATCCGGAGTCGGAGCCGATGATTATTGGGCGGAAGTTCCTCACCAAGATCAACGCGAATATTGGCAATTCGGCGGTGACCTCGTCGATCGAGGAGGAGGTGTCCAAGCTGCGGTGGGCGACGCGCTGGGGTGCGGATACGGTGATGGATCTGTCGACGGGCAATGATATTCACACCACTCGGGAGTGGATTTTGCGGAATTCCCCGGTTCCCATTGGCACGGTGCCGATTTATCAGGCGTTGGAGAAGGTCAATGGGGTCGCGGAGGATCTGACCTGGGAGATTTTCCGGGATACGGTCATTGAGCAGTGTGAGCAGGGCGTGGATTACATGACTGTTCACGCGGGTGTGCGGCTGCCGTTCATTCCGTTGACCACGAAGCGGGTGACGGGGATTGTCAGTCGGGGTGGCTCGATTATGGCGGGCTGGTGCCTGGCTCATCATAAGGAGTCTTTCCTCTATGAGAATTTCGATGAGCTTTGTGAGATTTTTGCGCAGTATGACGTTGCGTTTTCCTTGGGTGATGGTTTGCGTCCGGGCAGCCTCGCCGATGCGAATGATGCCGCCCAGTTCGCGGAGTTGAAGACGATCGGTGAGCTGACTCGGCGCGCCTGGGAGTATGACGTGCAGGTCATGGTCGAGGGGCCGGGACATGTGCCGCTGAATATGGTGCAGGTGAACAATGAGTTGGAGCAGGAGTGGTGTGGGGATGCGCCGTTTTATACGCTCGGCCCGTTGGTGACGGATATTGCGCCGGGCTATGACCACATCACGTCCGCGATTGGGGCGGCTCATATCGCGATGGGTGGGACGGCGATGCTCTGTTATGTCACGCCGAAGGAGCACTTGGGGCTGCCGAATCGGGATGATGTTAAGACTGGCGTGATCACGTACAAGTTGGCTGCGCATGCTGCCGATGTGGCCAAGGGGCATCCGGGGGCGCGGGAGTGGGATGATGCGATGAGCAAAGCTCGGTTTGAGTTCCGTTGGCACGATCAGTTTGCCTTGTCGTTGGATCCCGATACGGCGCAGGCGTATCACGATGAGACGTTGCCCGCGGAGCCGGCGAAGACGGCGCATTTTTGTTCTATGTGTGGCCCGAAGTTTTGTTCCATGCGCATTAGCCAGGACATTCGTGATGCGTTCCCCGATTCGCTTGGCATGCCTTCGGTGGGTGAGCCGGTGGATGCGGAGGCGGGTATGGCGCTCAAGGCGGCGGAGTTCCGGGCGGCGGGGTCGCAGGTGTATCACCGTGCTTGACCTGCGCTGTTATCTTGTCACTGGTGATCCCACGCGCGCCGTGGAGGTGGCCACCAAAGCCGCGGCGGGTGGGGCGGGTGTGGTGCAGGTGCGCAGCAAGCCCATCTCCGCCCGGGCGCTCTACGAGCTGGCGTCCGAGGTGGCCCTGGTGGTCGCGGAGGTCAATCCCGCCACGAGAGTGCTTATCGACGACCGCGTGGACGTCGCCCTGGCGCTTCGCCGCCGGGGCTTCCCCGTCCACGGCGTCCACCTCGGCCAGGATGACCTCGATGTGCGGGTGGCCCGCGAGTTGTTGGGGCCCGAGGCGATCATCGGCCTCACCACCGGCACCCTGGCCTTGGTGGAGGCGGCCAACGAGGTCGCTGACGTCATCGACTACATCGGTGCGGGCCCCTTCCGTCCGACTCCGACGAAGGATTCCGGCCGCGCCCCGCTGGGCGTCGCGGGCTACCCGCCGCTGGTGGCGGCCTCCGAGGTGCCCGTTGTCGCCATTGGTGATGTCACGGCTGCCGACGCCCCGGCACTCGCAGCGACGGGTGTCGCTGGCCTGGCGGTGTGCCGGGGGCTCATGGACTCCCCCGACCCCGCGGCCTACGCCGCGCACCTACTCCAGGGGTTCCACCCATGACGCACATCTCCGTCATCGGCGGCGGGCTCATCGGCCTGTCCACGGCCTTCCGGCTGGGGTTGCGCGGGCACCGCGTCGTGTTGTTTGATCCGACCCCGGCGCGGGGTGCCACCCACCATGCCGGGGGCATGCTCGCCCCCACGGCTGAGGTGGTGTATCGGCAGGAGACGTTGTTTCCGCTGATGAGGGCGTCGGCACAGATGTACCCGGGGCTGATCGCGGACGTCGAAAAGCACACGACCTTTCCCACTGGATACCGCACCGAGGGCACGCTTGTCGTGGCGGCGGACCGGGCGGATGCGACGCAGGTGGCGGAGTTGGCCGGGTATCAGGCCGCGCACGGCATGGCCGTGGAGCGGCTGAGCGTGCGGCAAGCGCGTGCGCTGGAGCCGGCGCTTCACCCGCGATTGGCCGGTGCGGTGAGCATTCCGGGTGATCATCAGGTGTCACCCCGAACACTGGCGGCGGCACTTCTTGATGCCCTGGGGCACCTCGGTGTCGATGTCATCCGCGAGGAAATCCATCATCTGCCCGCGGACGGCCAGGTGGTGGTGTGTAATGGGCTCGATGCCGCTCGCCTGGTGGAGGGCTTGCGTCTGCGGCCGGTGTACGGGGACATGCTGCGCCTGCGGGTGCCCGAGCACCTCGACCCGCCGCTGACCCGGGTGGTGCGTGGATACGTCGAGGGCCGCCCGGTGTACGTCATTCCCCGGGCTGATCGGACGATCGCGATCGGCGCGACCAGCCGCGAAGATGGGCGCCACGTCCCGCAGGTCGCCGGTGTCCATGAGTTGTTGCGCGACGCCATCCGCCTCGTGCCAGCGCTCGAGGAATGCGATTTCCTAGGCGCCTCGTGTGGCGCCCGCCCCGGAACCCCCGATGACCTGCCCTATCTGGGCCGGATCTCCGATCGCGTCATCGTGTCCACCGGCTACTTCCGCCACGGCATCCTCCTCGCCGCCCTGGCCGCCCAGGTCACCGTCGACCTCATCGAGGGCAACGAACCCGCTGTCGATCTCTCCGCCTGCCTGCCCACCCGATTTCAGGAGCACCCATGCTGATCACGCTCAACAACGAGCCCCACTCGACCGATGCCGACACGTTGGAAGCCCTGCTGCTCGACCATCTCGGCTCGATCCCCACCGCGGGGCTCGCCGTGGCTGTCGATGGAGTCGTTGTCCCGCGTTCCCAGTGGTCATCGCAGCTGCTTATCGACGGCTGCGTGGTCGACGTCCTCAGCGCCGTCCAGGGAGGCTAACCCTCGTGCTCACCATCGCCGATCGCAGCTTCGCATCGCGGCTCATCATGGGCACGGGCGGAGCGACCTCCCTCGCGATGCTTGAGGAATCGCTCGTCGCCTCCGGCACGCAGCTGACCACGGTAGCTATGCGGCGCCACTCCCCCAGTGCTGGCGGGGAAACGGTCTTTGACCTGTTGCAACGGCTGTCCATTGACCCGCTGCCCAACACCGCCGGCAGCCGCACCGCCCGCGACGCGGTCCTCACGGCCCAGCTCGCGCGGGAAGCACTGGATACCAACTGGGTGAAAGTCGAGGTCATCGCCGATGAGCACACCTTGCTTCCCGACGTCGTCGAGCTGCTCGATGCCTGCGAACTCCTCGTCGCCGACGGCTTCACCGTCCTCGCGTACACCTCCGACGACCCGGTCACCGCGCTGCGCCTCGAGGATGTCGGCTGCGCGGCGGTCATGCCGCTGGGCTCGCCCATCGGCACCGGATTGGGCATCCTCAACCCCCACAACATCGAGCTCATTTGCTCCCGCGCGAGTGTCCCGGTGCTTCTCGACGCCGGCGTCGGCACCGCCTCCGACGCCACCTTCGCCATGGAGCTCGGCTGCGACGGCGTCCTCCTCGCTTCCGCCGTCAACCGCGCCCAGGACCCCGTGGCGATGGCCGAAGCCATGAAACTCGCGGTCGCTGCGGGCCATCTCGCCCGCTCTGCCGGGCGCATCCCCCGGCGCGAGCACGCCGTTGCCTCGTCGACGTTTGAGGGGCTCGCCTCCTGGTCGGATGAGGTCTTGTAGATGGCCTTGCCGCCCAGCGAGGCCGAGCGCACCGCCCGCCACCTGCAATTACCCGGCTTCACCGCGGGACACCAGGCCCGCCTGCATGAGGCGCACGTCCTTGTCGTCGGCGCCGGTGGCCTGGGCTGCCCGGCGCTCCAGTCGTTGGCCGCCGCCGGGGTGGGGCGGATAACGATCATCGACAACGACCTCGTCGCCCTGTCCAACATTCACCGCCAGATCCTTTTCGGCGCCTCCGACATCAGCCAGCCGAAGGTAGCCGTCGCCGCCGAGCGACTACGTCAGCTGCAGCCGGGAGTCCAGGTCACGGCCCGTCAGGAGAAACTGACTGTAGGAAACGCCTGCGAGCTCATCGCGGGCGTGGACCTCGTGGTGGATGGGTCCGACACTTTCGCCACCAAATACCTCGTCGCTGACGCCGCCGAGATCACCGGAACTCCCCTGGTCTGGGGTACGGTCCTGCGCTTCCGCGGCGACGTGTGCCTCTTCGACCGTTTCGTTGGCCTGCGCGACCTCTTCCCCGAGCAGCCGCACGGCACGGATCTCCCCGATTGCGCCTCCGCCGGAGTCTTGGGCGCCACCACCGCGGTCGTCGGCGCGCTCATGGCCACCGAGGCCATCACCTACCTCAGCGGGATCGGCACTGCTCAAGCCGGTCGGCTGCTCAGCTATGACGCGCTCGCCGGCACGACCCGCGCCTTCCAAGTATCGGCGGATCCCACGCGCCCCCGGGTGCGCACGTTGTCCACCAGCTACGACGGAGGCGTCCAGGCCCTCCTCGACGAGGTTCGCGCTGGCAGCGCCCTCCTGCTGGACATCCGTGAGCCGATAGAATGGGCACTCCACGACCCCCTCGCCCCGCTTCATCCCCTCCGCTTGCCGCAGTCCTCCGTCACCGGCCCGGAACAGTTGACAACACTGCTTGGCGACGCCCCGCGGGTCATCGTCTATTGCGCCTCCGGGGCGCGCAGCGCCCGCTTCTGCGAGCGCTACGCCGATGTGGGTTACGACTTCGTCGACCTGCCTGGCGGGATCGCGGCAGTTAGCTAACGGCCCAGGCCGGCGCGCTTGAGGGCATCAGCCATGCTGCCACCGGCCGCTGGCTGCTGCTTCTTTGGCTGTCGCTTCTGCTGGCGATTCTGCTGGCGGGGCGCCTTCTTCGGGGCCTGACCGGGTTCATCGTTAAGCCGCAGCGAGAGGCCGATGCGCTGGCGATCGACGTCGACCTCCATGACCTTGACCTTGACCACCTGGCCCGAACGAACGACCTCGTGGGGGTCGGAGACGAACTTCTCGCT is a window from the Corynebacterium testudinoris genome containing:
- a CDS encoding thiazole synthase, which produces MLTIADRSFASRLIMGTGGATSLAMLEESLVASGTQLTTVAMRRHSPSAGGETVFDLLQRLSIDPLPNTAGSRTARDAVLTAQLAREALDTNWVKVEVIADEHTLLPDVVELLDACELLVADGFTVLAYTSDDPVTALRLEDVGCAAVMPLGSPIGTGLGILNPHNIELICSRASVPVLLDAGVGTASDATFAMELGCDGVLLASAVNRAQDPVAMAEAMKLAVAAGHLARSAGRIPRREHAVASSTFEGLASWSDEVL
- the thiS gene encoding sulfur carrier protein ThiS — translated: MLITLNNEPHSTDADTLEALLLDHLGSIPTAGLAVAVDGVVVPRSQWSSQLLIDGCVVDVLSAVQGG
- the thiO gene encoding glycine oxidase ThiO encodes the protein MTHISVIGGGLIGLSTAFRLGLRGHRVVLFDPTPARGATHHAGGMLAPTAEVVYRQETLFPLMRASAQMYPGLIADVEKHTTFPTGYRTEGTLVVAADRADATQVAELAGYQAAHGMAVERLSVRQARALEPALHPRLAGAVSIPGDHQVSPRTLAAALLDALGHLGVDVIREEIHHLPADGQVVVCNGLDAARLVEGLRLRPVYGDMLRLRVPEHLDPPLTRVVRGYVEGRPVYVIPRADRTIAIGATSREDGRHVPQVAGVHELLRDAIRLVPALEECDFLGASCGARPGTPDDLPYLGRISDRVIVSTGYFRHGILLAALAAQVTVDLIEGNEPAVDLSACLPTRFQEHPC
- a CDS encoding thiamine phosphate synthase, with the protein product MLDLRCYLVTGDPTRAVEVATKAAAGGAGVVQVRSKPISARALYELASEVALVVAEVNPATRVLIDDRVDVALALRRRGFPVHGVHLGQDDLDVRVARELLGPEAIIGLTTGTLALVEAANEVADVIDYIGAGPFRPTPTKDSGRAPLGVAGYPPLVAASEVPVVAIGDVTAADAPALAATGVAGLAVCRGLMDSPDPAAYAAHLLQGFHP
- the thiC gene encoding phosphomethylpyrimidine synthase ThiC codes for the protein MSPTHNQNHDQNHEIHPKHRFAPLTLDGLSVPETEIQLDDSPTGPNEPFRVYRTRGPECDVTVGLPGLREEWIVGRGDVEKYVGRERTLADDGTKASRRGEASAEWQGTQRQPLRASSGKRVTQMHYARAGVITREMEFVALREHCDVEFVRAEVARGRAIIPNNVNHPESEPMIIGRKFLTKINANIGNSAVTSSIEEEVSKLRWATRWGADTVMDLSTGNDIHTTREWILRNSPVPIGTVPIYQALEKVNGVAEDLTWEIFRDTVIEQCEQGVDYMTVHAGVRLPFIPLTTKRVTGIVSRGGSIMAGWCLAHHKESFLYENFDELCEIFAQYDVAFSLGDGLRPGSLADANDAAQFAELKTIGELTRRAWEYDVQVMVEGPGHVPLNMVQVNNELEQEWCGDAPFYTLGPLVTDIAPGYDHITSAIGAAHIAMGGTAMLCYVTPKEHLGLPNRDDVKTGVITYKLAAHAADVAKGHPGAREWDDAMSKARFEFRWHDQFALSLDPDTAQAYHDETLPAEPAKTAHFCSMCGPKFCSMRISQDIRDAFPDSLGMPSVGEPVDAEAGMALKAAEFRAAGSQVYHRA
- a CDS encoding ThiF family adenylyltransferase; protein product: MALPPSEAERTARHLQLPGFTAGHQARLHEAHVLVVGAGGLGCPALQSLAAAGVGRITIIDNDLVALSNIHRQILFGASDISQPKVAVAAERLRQLQPGVQVTARQEKLTVGNACELIAGVDLVVDGSDTFATKYLVADAAEITGTPLVWGTVLRFRGDVCLFDRFVGLRDLFPEQPHGTDLPDCASAGVLGATTAVVGALMATEAITYLSGIGTAQAGRLLSYDALAGTTRAFQVSADPTRPRVRTLSTSYDGGVQALLDEVRAGSALLLDIREPIEWALHDPLAPLHPLRLPQSSVTGPEQLTTLLGDAPRVIVYCASGARSARFCERYADVGYDFVDLPGGIAAVS